In Ferroplasma sp., a single window of DNA contains:
- a CDS encoding transcription elongation factor Spt5 produces the protein MMEYDWLTSDISDVIKVACDKRIKKLDEKDDREKIVPMNVAVKNIQPSKRKFDVNIVTSMHLKDPSIEWKMKLRDEYSLSEEKKELNYEFELDGNKSRDLGLEIDTPIGGYEGDELDVHLSIKSEDGINSYEKNFKAVLVPVIKIAKCTIGKELDIAIDLSNHAERDREERKARNQNAENEVMAIMSPYEIKGYFFIETMHADRIEVLSKAIRGFKGFVTGDIDISEIEKYLTPKPAVTGLEMGSLIEIVEGPFKGERAKITAIDAAKEEVTVQLIESMVPIPVTVKAEAIRNLDKA, from the coding sequence ATGATGGAATATGACTGGTTAACATCAGATATATCCGATGTTATAAAAGTAGCATGCGATAAACGCATTAAGAAACTGGATGAGAAAGATGACAGGGAGAAAATAGTCCCCATGAACGTTGCTGTTAAAAATATTCAACCATCAAAGCGAAAATTTGACGTAAATATAGTTACTTCTATGCATTTAAAGGATCCCTCCATAGAATGGAAAATGAAACTCAGGGATGAGTACAGCTTATCCGAAGAAAAAAAGGAGCTAAATTATGAATTTGAACTGGATGGAAACAAGAGCAGGGATCTGGGACTTGAAATAGATACGCCCATTGGCGGATATGAGGGTGATGAACTTGATGTGCACCTGAGCATAAAATCCGAGGACGGGATCAACAGTTATGAAAAGAATTTTAAAGCCGTCCTGGTACCTGTGATAAAAATAGCAAAATGCACCATAGGAAAGGAACTGGACATAGCCATTGACCTCTCAAATCATGCTGAAAGGGACAGAGAGGAGAGAAAGGCCAGAAACCAGAATGCAGAAAATGAGGTTATGGCCATAATGTCACCATATGAAATTAAGGGATATTTCTTCATTGAAACCATGCATGCAGACAGAATTGAGGTGCTTTCAAAAGCCATAAGAGGATTTAAGGGGTTTGTAACAGGCGACATAGACATTTCTGAAATTGAGAAGTACCTGACGCCTAAACCGGCTGTAACCGGTCTAGAGATGGGTTCCCTCATTGAAATAGTTGAAGGCCCATTCAAGGGCGAGAGGGCGAAAATAACTGCCATAGATGCAGCGAAAGAAGAGGTCACAGTACAGCTAATAGAATCCATGGTGCCTATACCAGTAACAGTAAAGGCAGAGGCAATAAGAAATCTCGATAAGGCATGA
- a CDS encoding 50S ribosomal protein L10, translating into MREPAQWKVDLVNSITEEINESPVSAVISIKGLRNKEFQKIRNDVRGQIRIQVFRARLLRLALEKSNKKNIKGLSEYTKGQVALITTTESPKKVYDTLVSRRTKAAARGGEIAEEDIVIEPKETSFPPGPMISIFQKAGIPAGIEKGKIVIKSEVTLVKKGSVISKDKAQVMEKLEILPVTVGLEMIAAYSDGLIYTSDALSITVEQIVSDIAGAFLKAKALALKTNFLVPEIIPELMSRAYLEAQSLAFATNFVDEKNIDIFIRKAVINATTLNSLINKDLNNENIENENPEKESKPEEKKDEGSEDDAAAGLGSLFG; encoded by the coding sequence ATGAGAGAGCCAGCACAGTGGAAGGTAGATTTGGTTAATTCCATTACAGAGGAAATAAATGAAAGCCCGGTATCTGCCGTAATAAGCATAAAGGGACTTAGAAATAAGGAGTTCCAGAAGATAAGAAACGATGTCAGGGGGCAGATCAGGATACAGGTTTTCAGGGCAAGACTGCTCAGGCTCGCACTGGAGAAATCCAATAAGAAGAATATCAAAGGCTTAAGTGAATACACAAAGGGACAGGTGGCCCTGATAACAACCACAGAATCCCCGAAGAAGGTTTACGATACCCTTGTCTCCAGGAGGACAAAGGCAGCAGCACGTGGTGGTGAAATTGCCGAGGAGGATATAGTCATAGAACCCAAGGAAACATCGTTCCCACCAGGGCCAATGATATCTATATTCCAGAAGGCAGGCATACCTGCAGGAATAGAAAAGGGTAAGATAGTAATTAAGAGCGAGGTTACGCTGGTCAAAAAGGGATCTGTAATATCCAAGGACAAGGCTCAGGTTATGGAGAAACTGGAAATACTTCCAGTTACCGTGGGCCTGGAGATGATAGCTGCTTACAGCGATGGACTGATATACACATCTGATGCCCTGTCTATTACTGTAGAGCAGATAGTATCAGATATTGCCGGAGCTTTCCTTAAGGCTAAGGCACTGGCGTTGAAGACAAACTTCCTTGTACCCGAGATAATACCTGAGCTAATGTCCAGGGCATATCTAGAGGCCCAGAGTCTGGCATTCGCCACAAACTTTGTGGATGAAAAGAATATAGATATTTTTATAAGGAAAGCTGTAATAAACGCTACAACTCTAAATTCATTAATAAATAAAGATTTAAACAATGAAAACATAGAGAATGAAAACCCTGAAAAGGAAAGCAAGCCAGAGGAAAAGAAAGATGAAGGATCTGAAGATGACGCAGCAGCGGGTCTCGGGTCTTTATTTGGATGA
- a CDS encoding 6-hydroxymethylpterin diphosphokinase MptE-like protein — protein sequence MKFCEWFPLYLRITDSLGINRTEDYTSSMELHRLIHNDISLLERYRGRNAFIIGNGPDLEDALTTVSGGYVVVADSAIDTYMELRGIPDIIVSDLDGNIESIIDSSRKGSSIVLHAHGDNREKILHYAKYFPDSVATTQNIPLIHLYNFGGFSDGDRAAFLADHLGAGIITLIGFDFNHVNKKNYYDSNSMIRKSIKLAWAKYLLNCLANSRGSDFTEGSVIEI from the coding sequence ATGAAATTCTGTGAATGGTTTCCACTTTACCTAAGAATTACGGATTCTCTTGGGATAAACAGGACAGAGGATTATACATCATCTATGGAACTCCATAGATTAATTCATAATGATATATCTTTACTTGAACGGTACCGTGGGAGAAATGCCTTTATAATCGGAAATGGACCTGACCTTGAGGATGCCCTTACAACTGTATCAGGGGGATACGTTGTTGTTGCCGATTCGGCCATAGACACATATATGGAACTGCGGGGGATACCTGATATTATAGTATCTGACCTGGATGGGAATATAGAATCAATAATAGATTCCTCAAGGAAAGGGTCTTCAATAGTCCTGCATGCACATGGAGATAACCGGGAAAAAATATTGCACTATGCAAAATATTTCCCAGATTCTGTGGCTACGACACAGAATATCCCCCTGATACATCTTTATAATTTTGGTGGATTCAGCGATGGGGACCGGGCTGCATTTCTTGCTGACCATCTTGGTGCTGGAATAATAACCTTAATAGGATTCGATTTTAACCATGTTAATAAAAAAAATTATTATGATAGTAATTCCATGATCAGAAAGAGCATAAAGCTGGCATGGGCAAAATACCTCTTAAACTGCCTTGCAAATTCCCGGGGGAGTGATTTCACTGAAGGCAGTGTTATTGAAATCTAG
- a CDS encoding 2-phosphosulfolactate phosphatase → MNVNIIDGRKEKKFDDSTKVLIDIFRATTTIPLMIYRGASSIIPVRTVTETRKMKSKNPDYLTSGERYGIRIPGFNYGNSPSVIMNTDLSGKTLLFTSTNGIKVLFKIIEYPGDIYISSFINFTATYNAVKDMERVSIIVSNRPDGISDEDYIYANMLKSKLEGNDVNVQDYCNQIRESHGSKRLKIMGAGADIESSLQVDLYKNPIIYSDGKIMPLVKN, encoded by the coding sequence ATGAATGTTAATATTATTGATGGCAGAAAGGAAAAAAAATTTGATGATTCAACAAAGGTTCTCATAGATATTTTCAGGGCAACCACAACAATACCGCTAATGATTTACAGGGGCGCATCTTCTATAATACCTGTGAGAACGGTAACAGAAACCAGAAAGATGAAATCCAAAAATCCTGATTACCTCACAAGCGGGGAGAGATATGGCATCAGAATTCCTGGATTTAATTATGGCAATTCACCCAGCGTTATAATGAATACGGATTTATCAGGAAAAACCCTTCTGTTCACATCCACCAATGGAATAAAGGTTCTTTTTAAAATTATTGAATACCCTGGTGATATTTACATATCATCTTTTATAAACTTCACTGCAACATACAATGCAGTTAAGGATATGGAAAGAGTGTCTATAATAGTCTCTAACAGGCCAGATGGAATATCTGATGAGGATTACATATATGCGAATATGCTAAAAAGCAAACTGGAAGGTAATGATGTTAACGTACAGGACTACTGCAACCAGATAAGGGAAAGCCATGGGTCGAAGAGGCTCAAAATCATGGGGGCTGGAGCGGACATAGAGAGCTCATTACAGGTCGACCTTTACAAAAACCCGATTATATATAGCGATGGAAAGATTATGCCACTGGTAAAGAACTAG
- a CDS encoding peroxiredoxin, protein METLNVGDTAPDFEAVDQDGNKVRLSDFKNDVVVLYFYPKDNTPGCTMEAKNFRDNMDIFKDKGIKVLGVSVDSSESHKKFQDKFNLNFTLVSDKQKDIVKKYGVMGLATAKRVTYLIKDGKIVFVYPKVSPKEHAKEVYDKIMELKLVE, encoded by the coding sequence ATGGAAACGTTAAATGTAGGAGATACAGCTCCGGACTTTGAAGCTGTAGATCAGGATGGGAATAAAGTCAGGCTTTCTGATTTTAAGAATGATGTGGTTGTGCTATATTTTTACCCGAAGGATAACACTCCAGGATGTACCATGGAGGCGAAAAATTTCCGTGACAACATGGATATTTTCAAGGATAAGGGGATAAAGGTCCTGGGGGTAAGCGTTGATTCAAGCGAGTCACATAAAAAATTTCAGGATAAATTCAATCTGAATTTTACCCTGGTAAGTGATAAGCAGAAGGATATAGTAAAAAAATATGGGGTAATGGGGCTGGCAACGGCAAAGAGGGTTACTTACTTAATAAAGGATGGCAAGATAGTTTTTGTATACCCAAAAGTAAGTCCTAAAGAACATGCAAAAGAAGTTTATGACAAAATCATGGAATTAAAGCTGGTAGAATAA
- a CDS encoding thiamine pyrophosphate-binding protein has product MNGARSILEMLKKYHVDHVFGLIGETSFPLYYEWESFEGINHISGRDERNVAIMAEAYARVSSKPGVCEVPGVGASYTLPAIVEAYTSGTPLIELSSDISTDSMKKNVLTEYDKTFMFSGVTRKVLNVATPGDIPRMIRYGFRIATTPPSGPVFINFPLNVYKEGVSESELYSDDTFSRFPSIRQSCDDASIARAAKMVVEASRPVIICGQGVLYSGAWAPILELSEMLSIPVGTTISGKGSFPENHPLSIGVVGSRGGSEISRNEVDSADLIFFIGTNTDSASTSWWKSPNPSRHVQIIQLDSDVSQLGNNYKIAIGLLGDALEVLSRINILIRKIVQKRKYSNEILDARNIWESSFIGSVKYNSHVNPAKFIKYLMEYDEKFRIITADPGVGAIYTSAFYRCTKPGRKFLFNYSAGGLGFALPAAIGAYYAAGSTIVCLTSDGSMGFVQGELETVARYNIGVKVFIFNNRSFGWIRATMVSDYGRILSGIDFYDTKYSKIADAFSMKYIRIERDSDIEPGIKDAFSDSSPVIIEVMVLPEDKLLPPVPEWKHIADNARRL; this is encoded by the coding sequence ATGAACGGAGCCAGGTCTATTTTAGAAATGCTCAAAAAATATCATGTGGATCATGTTTTCGGCCTGATTGGGGAAACTTCCTTCCCATTATATTATGAATGGGAAAGTTTTGAGGGGATAAACCACATATCTGGCAGGGATGAAAGGAATGTTGCAATAATGGCAGAGGCATACGCCAGGGTATCATCAAAGCCCGGAGTATGTGAAGTTCCTGGAGTTGGGGCATCCTACACTCTACCTGCCATTGTAGAAGCCTATACCAGCGGGACACCACTGATTGAACTTTCCAGTGATATTTCCACAGATTCCATGAAGAAAAACGTACTTACAGAATACGATAAAACCTTCATGTTTTCTGGTGTGACGAGGAAGGTTCTGAATGTGGCTACGCCTGGAGATATACCCAGGATGATCAGATACGGGTTCAGGATAGCAACAACCCCACCATCCGGCCCTGTTTTTATCAATTTTCCCTTAAATGTGTATAAGGAAGGTGTCAGTGAATCGGAACTCTATTCAGACGATACATTTTCCAGATTCCCATCCATAAGGCAATCATGTGACGACGCATCAATAGCCAGGGCTGCAAAAATGGTGGTTGAGGCTTCAAGGCCTGTAATAATATGCGGTCAGGGCGTTCTTTATTCAGGTGCCTGGGCACCTATTCTGGAACTTTCAGAAATGCTTTCCATACCCGTCGGTACAACCATTTCAGGGAAAGGCAGTTTTCCTGAGAACCATCCATTATCAATAGGTGTGGTAGGCAGCAGGGGTGGAAGTGAAATATCCCGTAACGAGGTGGACTCTGCGGATCTGATATTTTTCATTGGCACCAATACTGATTCTGCCTCAACATCATGGTGGAAGTCTCCCAATCCATCCAGGCATGTACAGATTATACAGCTGGATAGTGACGTATCCCAGCTGGGTAATAACTATAAAATTGCAATCGGTCTTCTTGGTGATGCCCTTGAAGTTCTTTCAAGAATCAATATATTAATACGGAAAATTGTTCAAAAAAGGAAGTATTCGAATGAAATACTGGATGCCAGAAATATATGGGAATCCAGCTTTATTGGATCAGTAAAGTATAATTCCCATGTGAACCCTGCTAAATTTATAAAATACCTGATGGAATACGACGAAAAATTCAGGATCATCACAGCAGATCCCGGAGTAGGTGCCATTTACACTTCTGCGTTCTACCGTTGCACAAAACCGGGAAGAAAATTCCTTTTTAACTACTCTGCCGGGGGACTGGGTTTCGCACTCCCTGCGGCCATAGGGGCATACTACGCAGCTGGATCCACGATAGTGTGCCTCACATCTGATGGGAGCATGGGTTTTGTTCAGGGGGAACTTGAGACTGTGGCCAGATATAATATTGGGGTTAAGGTTTTCATATTCAACAATAGATCATTTGGATGGATACGGGCGACAATGGTTTCAGATTATGGAAGGATCCTCAGTGGGATAGATTTTTATGATACTAAATATAGTAAAATTGCTGATGCATTTTCCATGAAATATATACGTATTGAAAGGGATTCAGATATAGAGCCAGGAATAAAAGATGCATTTTCTGATTCGTCTCCAGTTATTATAGAGGTCATGGTGCTTCCGGAGGATAAACTCCTGCCCCCGGTGCCTGAATGGAAACATATAGCCGATAATGCAAGAAGGCTCTGA
- a CDS encoding DUF373 family protein produces the protein MVTLILNVDRDNDYGIKAGIEGPVTGYGDCYNAALKLISVDPEDSDANALFGTIKLYEDLKRKNENVEIALITGDDDVGSKSDEILSKQLDDVLSMEHYDDLILVSDGAEDDYITPIISSRIKIRYVKHILVRHNENIESLYYYIIRGIRDKKIARKFTIPVGLLLLSYGLSLLIFTLYYMILTKSYIINPGSGAVMLVTIILGAYFVARAVELNQLIVRLAVNMKEYSQEAKISMLSYVVSFFIIVIGIAYSYESTVRRVPILNKILLFLTVFVWWIFASFVSKELFDAFDIYIEERHGMSRMWYGIAFSLSMALIFYGMINYIRYIVGFIPLSVMTVYFGYIIAGIVIALSASAVHKYFSSIKSKNGNVMEIK, from the coding sequence ATGGTAACTCTAATACTGAATGTGGACCGTGATAATGATTACGGCATAAAGGCTGGTATAGAAGGTCCTGTTACAGGGTATGGCGATTGCTATAACGCAGCCCTTAAGCTAATCTCAGTGGATCCCGAGGATTCAGATGCAAATGCACTTTTTGGTACAATTAAACTTTATGAGGATTTGAAGAGAAAAAATGAGAATGTGGAAATTGCCCTTATCACAGGGGACGATGATGTGGGATCAAAATCTGACGAAATATTGAGTAAACAGCTTGACGATGTGCTCAGCATGGAGCATTATGATGATCTCATACTGGTTTCAGACGGTGCTGAGGATGATTATATAACTCCCATAATATCATCAAGAATAAAAATAAGGTATGTAAAGCATATTCTGGTAAGGCATAACGAAAATATAGAATCACTTTATTATTACATTATACGGGGAATACGGGACAAAAAAATAGCAAGAAAATTTACGATCCCCGTAGGGCTGCTTCTGTTAAGTTACGGCCTGTCACTGCTGATTTTTACCCTTTATTATATGATACTAACAAAATCCTATATAATTAACCCGGGAAGCGGTGCAGTAATGCTGGTAACTATAATCCTGGGGGCGTATTTTGTCGCAAGGGCAGTGGAATTAAACCAGCTTATTGTCAGGCTTGCAGTGAATATGAAAGAGTATTCGCAGGAGGCAAAGATTTCCATGCTATCCTACGTGGTTTCCTTCTTCATCATAGTTATTGGAATTGCATACAGCTATGAATCCACAGTCAGGAGGGTGCCTATACTGAACAAAATTCTCCTGTTCCTTACAGTTTTTGTATGGTGGATATTTGCGTCCTTTGTTTCAAAGGAGCTCTTTGATGCCTTTGATATTTACATAGAGGAAAGGCATGGCATGTCCAGAATGTGGTACGGGATTGCCTTTTCACTCTCCATGGCACTGATATTCTATGGCATGATAAATTATATAAGGTACATTGTTGGTTTTATACCTCTCTCTGTGATGACCGTGTATTTCGGGTATATCATAGCCGGAATTGTAATTGCGCTTTCTGCCTCTGCAGTGCATAAATATTTTTCATCCATAAAGAGCAAAAATGGAAATGTTATGGAGATAAAATGA
- a CDS encoding 50S ribosomal protein L1, with translation MANSIIEDIKKVKESKKRKFEESIEVGINLKDVDMADPKNRINEEIILPAGRGKEIKIGLIASEEMRLKAKNADFTYSLEDLNNFADDKKAFKKVAKGIDFFVAESTLMGNIGKNLGIILGPRGKMPKPMAPGQDPTPVIENLKKSVRARSRDKITFHVPVGTRSMSDEDLYTNINTVMKRVISHLDKGKGNISSAYIKSTMGSAVEINLGDIE, from the coding sequence ATGGCAAATAGTATTATAGAAGATATAAAAAAAGTAAAGGAATCCAAGAAACGCAAGTTTGAAGAAAGCATTGAGGTTGGAATAAACCTCAAAGATGTTGATATGGCAGACCCAAAAAACAGGATAAATGAGGAGATTATCCTCCCTGCAGGAAGGGGCAAGGAGATAAAAATAGGTCTCATAGCCAGTGAAGAAATGCGCCTCAAGGCAAAGAATGCAGATTTCACGTATTCTCTAGAAGATCTGAATAATTTTGCGGATGACAAAAAGGCGTTTAAGAAGGTAGCCAAGGGCATAGACTTCTTTGTTGCCGAATCTACGTTGATGGGGAACATAGGTAAAAACCTGGGTATTATCCTGGGTCCAAGGGGCAAAATGCCCAAGCCAATGGCTCCCGGACAGGACCCAACCCCTGTTATAGAAAATCTGAAGAAGAGTGTCAGGGCCAGGAGCAGGGACAAGATTACATTTCATGTCCCTGTAGGCACCAGATCCATGAGTGATGAGGACCTTTACACAAATATCAACACAGTAATGAAAAGGGTAATCTCACATCTTGACAAGGGTAAGGGAAACATATCCTCTGCCTATATAAAGAGTACAATGGGCAGTGCGGTTGAAATTAATTTAGGTGATATAGAATGA
- a CDS encoding 50S ribosomal protein L11, with protein MVAVKTMVEGGKATTGPPLGPALGPLGLNLGQVIKDINEKTKSFAGMQVPVTVNVVDPSTKKYEIIIGVPPTSALLKKEAGIEKGSGKNKESYAGNLTLDQIKKVAESKKSALLSYNMKGAVLEVLGTALSLGITVEGKNAAEIQQKIKAGEIDVGEQ; from the coding sequence ATGGTAGCAGTCAAGACAATGGTTGAGGGTGGAAAGGCAACAACAGGTCCACCTCTGGGCCCGGCCCTAGGTCCCCTGGGACTGAATCTGGGTCAGGTTATAAAGGATATAAACGAAAAAACAAAATCATTTGCAGGAATGCAGGTCCCTGTAACTGTTAATGTTGTGGACCCATCCACTAAAAAGTATGAGATTATAATAGGAGTTCCCCCAACCTCAGCTTTGCTGAAAAAAGAGGCGGGGATTGAAAAGGGATCCGGCAAAAATAAGGAATCATATGCCGGAAATCTGACATTGGATCAGATAAAGAAGGTTGCGGAGTCCAAAAAATCCGCCTTACTTTCATACAATATGAAAGGAGCTGTCCTTGAAGTTCTGGGTACAGCGCTTTCACTGGGAATAACAGTGGAAGGAAAGAACGCTGCTGAAATACAGCAGAAAATCAAGGCCGGCGAAATAGATGTCGGTGAGCAGTAA
- the rpl12p gene encoding 50S ribosomal protein P1, with amino-acid sequence MEYIYGALLLHSAGKEIDEENLKKVLTDAGVSADDARLKSLLESMKNVNIEDVLKSAAAAPVAAAPAKEEKKEEKKKEEKKEEKKEDSDADAMAGLSSLFG; translated from the coding sequence ATGGAATATATATATGGAGCTTTACTGCTTCACTCAGCAGGAAAGGAAATAGATGAGGAGAACCTGAAAAAGGTCTTAACCGATGCAGGAGTAAGCGCAGATGATGCAAGGCTTAAATCATTGCTTGAAAGCATGAAAAACGTCAATATAGAGGACGTTTTAAAAAGCGCCGCAGCAGCACCTGTAGCAGCAGCACCAGCAAAGGAAGAGAAGAAGGAAGAGAAAAAGAAAGAAGAGAAGAAAGAAGAAAAGAAGGAAGACTCCGACGCAGATGCAATGGCCGGACTCAGCTCTCTTTTCGGATAA
- a CDS encoding protein translocase SEC61 complex subunit gamma translates to MFILSILMDKSIEDRLVEQQEKIERKFQGIGKGKYARILKMAKKPNGNEYTKVVLIAGSGIVLLGLIGFIIYYIMQIVF, encoded by the coding sequence ATGTTTATCTTATCTATATTAATGGACAAAAGTATCGAGGACCGGCTGGTGGAACAGCAGGAAAAAATAGAACGTAAATTTCAGGGTATAGGAAAGGGGAAATATGCCCGTATTCTAAAAATGGCCAAGAAGCCAAACGGCAACGAATATACTAAAGTTGTCCTTATAGCCGGATCTGGTATTGTTCTGCTTGGTTTAATAGGGTTTATTATATATTATATAATGCAGATAGTATTTTAG
- a CDS encoding DUF1947 domain-containing protein translates to MSRHILSKKDYKNFMQRLQHFNIDGTSMADIEVDSNKKNEIYYFSGKPIFYNGMPTLYLINYLKIRTHTVTVDNGAVPHLMNGSNLFAPGILEMDPEIKKDDMVFIKNRDGLYIAIGEANDDAQNIMSTRKGEAVRILHHLNDKIMKDL, encoded by the coding sequence ATGTCCAGGCATATACTATCAAAGAAGGATTACAAGAATTTTATGCAGAGGCTTCAGCATTTCAATATAGACGGCACCTCCATGGCGGATATTGAAGTCGACAGCAACAAAAAAAATGAAATTTATTATTTCAGTGGAAAACCAATATTTTACAATGGCATGCCAACACTGTACCTCATAAATTACCTGAAGATCAGAACACATACAGTTACAGTTGATAACGGGGCTGTACCACACCTGATGAATGGATCAAACCTTTTTGCTCCTGGTATCCTGGAGATGGATCCGGAAATAAAGAAGGATGATATGGTATTCATTAAAAACCGTGATGGGCTGTATATAGCAATAGGGGAGGCCAATGATGATGCCCAGAATATTATGTCAACCAGGAAGGGTGAGGCAGTGAGGATATTGCATCACCTGAATGATAAGATAATGAAAGATCTATAG